A genomic segment from Xiphophorus maculatus strain JP 163 A chromosome 6, X_maculatus-5.0-male, whole genome shotgun sequence encodes:
- the LOC102216954 gene encoding calponin-2-like translates to MASFNKGPAYGLSAEVKNKIAQKYDPQKEDELRIWIEDITGCPIGPDFQKGLKNGVILCDLINKLQPGSVKKINQSALNWHQLENLTNFIKAITKYGLKPHDIFEANDLFENGNMTQVQTTLLALASMAKTKGCQSRVDIGIKYADKQERMFDEEKLKAGQCVIGLQMGTNKCASQAGMNAYGTRRHLYDPKVQIQPPMDNTTISLQMGTNKGASQAGMTAPGTRRAIYDQKLGTDKCDNSTMSLQMGYSQGANQSGQNFGLGRQIYDSKYCPKAGEVPDDQNGAGSGREYFPDYHDEGYQGYQEEERVYHDDGTDY, encoded by the exons ATGGCTTCCTTCAACAAAGGCCCTGCCTATGGGTTATCTGCAGAGGTGAAAAATAAG ATTGCACAGAAGTATGACCCTCAGAAAGAAGATGAGCTCAGGATCTGGATCGAGGACATCACCGGCTGCCCCATCGGACCAGACTTCCAAAAAGGCCTGAAAAATGGAGTCATCTTGTGCGA CCTCATCAACAAACTGCAGCCAGGCTCTGTGAAAAAGATCAACCAATCAGCTCTGAACTGGCATCAG CTGGAGAACCTGACCAACTTCATCAAAGCCATCACAAAATATGGCCTGAAGCCTCATGATATCTTTGAAGCCAACGACCTGTTTGAGAATGGCAACATGACGCAGGTCCAGACGACGCTGCTCGCCCTCGCCAGCATG GCTAAGACCAAGGGCTGCCAGTCCCGGGTGGACATCGGCATCAAGTATGCAGACAAACAGGAGCGGATGTTTGATGAGGAAAAGCTGAAGGCTGGACAGTGTGTCATCGGCTTACAG ATGGGGACCAACAAGTGTGCCAGCCAGGCTGGGATGAATGCGTATGGCACCAGGAGGCATTTATATGACCCCAAGGTTCAGATACAGCCCCCCATGGACAACACCACCATCAGCCTGCAGATGGGAACCAACAAGGGAGCGAGTCAG GCTGGGATGACCGCTCCTGGGACCAGGCGGGCCATCTATGACCAGAAACTGGGCACAGACAAGTGCGACAACAGCACCATGTCCCTGCAGATGGGGTACAGCCAGGGAGCCAATCAGAGCGGCCAGAACTTTGGTCTGGGACGGCAGATCTACGACTCCAAGTACTGCCCCAAAGCCGGAGAAGTCCCTGATGATCAGAACGGCGCCGGCAGCGGACGAGAATACTTCCCCGACTACCATGACGAAGGTTACCAGGGCTACCAGGAAGAGGAGCGGGTGTACCATGACGACGGGACAGATTATTAA
- the LOC102218999 gene encoding mediator of RNA polymerase II transcription subunit 26-like: protein MTTVSATPQQMKDRLLQAIDSQSNIRDMAVVLEVIACLEKYPITKEALEETRLGKLINDVRKKASNEDLAKRAKKLLRNWQKLIEPGPTGPASVPGSTNGSSHPCRTESSPADLSVSGKGVPEVKTRNDVHNTYSPKAEKSSSRKRRAEQRDSGVYLPEKISRMSSYDNSVSPPTNGIAGSPETLLDQEVVTSPDRSRIDNLENDKVNRIPINAVKPRPSSPGAAKPLSTSSLIKVAVMQQQARLDEGGGGGYQARSPRSVTSSPRSAKQDSVSKRSSAFAAKGTPIPSPSSRDSPLPFSHSVSSPGPMSYADKVTHSFHRSSVPPAASSDIPSHCPTQDFSAALESPSVSPSPLLPQLNSDPHRSTFEGTTAVSDDADGTAVQNSEHKRRKYRPRDFSVNLDGQKVEDSTKPVRLKERRITFDPVTGQIKPLVHKEPSQSEDVPTPDPAESRQRAQSVVPQSTATTSAPGPSPATGAGPNPFHQTNWKELSRNEIIQSYLNLQSNVLTSSGVQAPSAHFFMSEYLKREEQESKESRTSHVLQTDRLTGDLPGVSRDITEDDLDRIHKQNWPGVNGCYDTKGAWYDWTECISLDPHRDESKLNILPYVCLD, encoded by the exons ATGACAACGGTCTCAGCAACCCCGCAGCAGATGAAGGACCGGCTGCTGCAGGCCATTGACAGTCAGAGCAAT ATACGCGATATGGCGGTTGTATTGGAAGTAATTGCTTGTCTTGAGAAGTATCCAATTACCAAAGAAGCTCTTGAG gaAACTCGACTTGGAAAGTTAATCAACGATGTGAGGAAGAAAGCCAGTAATGAAGACCTTGCAAAACGAGCCAAGAAACTGTTAAGAAACTGGCAAAAACTGATTGAACCCGGGCCGACTGGGCCTGCCAGCGTCCCCGGATCCACCAACGGCAGTTCTCACCCCTGCCGGACAGAGTCCTCTCCGGCAGACCTTTCTGTCTCTGGGAAAGGCGTCCCTGAGGTGAAAACCAGAAACGATGTCCACAACACGTACTCGCCGAAAGCTGAGAAATCAAGCAGCCGTAAGCGGCGGGCGGAACAGAGAGACAGTGGGGTGTACTTGCCTGAGAAAATCTCTAGGATGTCATCGTACGACAATTCAGTTTCACCGCCCACCAATGGAATCGCAGGCAGCCCAGAGACCCTACTTGACCAGGAGGTCGTCACGTCTCCTGATAGATCCCGGATAGACAATCTTGAAAATGACAAAGTTAACAGGATTCCAATAAATGCTGTCAAGCCTCGGCCCAGCTCTCCTGGAGCGGCGAAACCACTTAGTACTTCCTCTCTGATAAAAGTTGCTGTGATGCAGCAACAGGCTCGATTGGacgaaggaggaggaggaggttaCCAAGCCAGAAGTCCCCGCAGCGTCACTTCCAGTCCGAGGAGTGCTAAGCAAGACTCTGTATCTAAGCGCTCTTCAGCATTCGCAGCTAAAGGAACGCCAATCCCAAGCCCATCTTCCAGAGACTCTCCCTTGCCTTTTTCTCACTCTGTGTCCTCCCCAGGACCAATGTCTTATGCAGATAAGGTGACGCATTCTTTTCACAGGTCTTCAGTGCCGCCGGCTGCTTCATCAGATATTCCGTCTCATTGCCCAACCCAAGACTTTTCTGCAGCGCTGGAATCCCCGTCGGTCTCCCCCTCCCCACTTCTTCCTCAGCTGAACTCTGACCCACACAGATCAACGTTCGAGGGAACCACAGCCGTGTCCGACGATGCGGACGGGACAGCGGTACAGAACTCTGAACATAAAAGGAGAAAGTACAGGCCAAGAGACTTCTCTGTGAACTTGGACGGTCAGAAAGTAGAGGACTCAACGAAGCCTGTGAGATTAAAAGAACGCAGAATAACGTTTGACCCGGTCACAGGCCAGATCAAACCCTTGGTGCATAAAGAACCTTCTCAATCAGAGGACGTCCCCACTCCAGACCCCGCAGAGTCCCGGCAGAGAGCCCAGAGCGTTGTCCCACAGTCCACTGCCACCACCTCGGCCCCCGGCCCTAGTCCGGCCACCGGTGCCGGCCCAAACCCCTTCCACCAGACCAACTGGAAGGAACTGTCTCGGAACGAAATCATCCAGTCCTACTTGAACCTTCAGAGCAACGTGCTCACCTCCTCAGGGGTCCAGGCCCCCAGCGCACACTTTTTCATGTCTGAGTATCTGAAAAGGGAGGAGCAGGAGAGCAAGGAGTCGAGGACGAGCCACGTCTTACAGACGGATCGCCTGACAGGGGACTTACCAGGCGTAAGTCGAGACATCACAGAGGACGACTTGGACAGGATACACAAACAGAACTGGCCCGGTGTGAATGGTTGCTACGACACCAAGGGCGCCTGGTATGATTGGACAGAGTGCATATCACTGGACCCTCATAGGGATGAAAGCAAATTGAACATCCTGCCATACGTTTGCCTAGACTGA